In Fragaria vesca subsp. vesca linkage group LG1, FraVesHawaii_1.0, whole genome shotgun sequence, the sequence ATAACCTGAAGATGAACCCCGCCAAGTGTGTTTTCTTCGCGGAGGCCGGCGATTTCCTTGGTTTCCTAGTGCATCAAAGAGGCATCGAAATCCCAAAGGACAAGGCACAGGCGGTAATCACCGCTTCACCCCCCAACACAAAGAAGGAGCTTCAACAGCTGCTTGGGCGAATCAACTTTCTCCGCCGTTTCATATCCAACGCGGCAGGGAAGGTCCAGCCTTTTTCACCCCTCCTTAAGCTCCAGGGGGGCAACCGAGTTCGTTTGGGAACCACAACATCAACAGGCCTTCGATCGAATCAAGGACTACCTTACGAACCCACCAGTCCTGATCCCACCTCGCGACGGTACCCCGCTTAAACTTTATATCGCCCGCTGCCGACTTGTCCATCGACGGACTCCTGGCCCAAGACGATGTGAACGGGGTAGAACACGCTGTCTATTACCTTAGCAGGGTGTTAACTGAGTGTGAGACACGATACTCACCTATGGAGAAGTTGTGTCTTGCCCTATATTTTGCAGGGTGCAAGCTGCGCCATTACATGCTTGCCTTTACCACGGTTGTGATCGCTCAATCCGACCTGGTCAAATACATGCTCTCCCGCCCTATCTTGCGGGGACACATCGGCAAGTGGATCTTAGCCATGTCCGAATTCTCGTTGCAATATGTTCCGCAAAAGGCAGTAAAAGGACAGGCAATAGCAGACTTTCTCGCTCATCACCCACCCTCAGAGCTCACGGCGTTTCGCGAGTTGGAATTCGCTACCGTGACACTCACTCCATGGACCCTATACTTTGATGGTTCGCGGACTGACACCGCAGCCGGAGCTGGGATAGCCATAGCCAATCCCGCCGGAGATCGCTTCTCCTACTCGTTCCAGCTCGATTTCAAATGCACCAACAACCAGGCTGAGTACGAGGCGCTGATCATCGGCCTAGAGATTTTGTTGGATTTAGGAGTCCGCGAGGTTCAGATCTTTGGCGATTCTTTGTTGGTCGTTAACCAGCTAGTGGAAAAGTTTAAGTGCTTAAGCTCGTCAATTGAGCCATACCTGCGCAAGGCATTTGAGGTGTTGGATCGATTTGACGACGTCTACATCGAGCACATACCACGCGAGTTCAATTTCGCCGCCAACGAGCTCGCCCAAGTAGCGTCCGGTCTCAGCCTGCGCGACGGCGTGCGCGAACGTTTGCTCAAAGTCGAACGCCGTACGCTTCCCACTTTCATCGCTAGGGGGCAATTTCAGGCCGACACCCCCGAAGTTGCCGCCTTGGACCCTATCGACGAGGATTGGCGGCTACCATTTATCGCCTACCTCCAGAACCCCAACAAGGCCGCTCACTCCAGGAAAATACGTTTCCTCGCCTTAAACTATGTTTTACGCAATGGCGAACTCCGACGGCGTGGGGAAGACGGAAATGATTTCCGCTGCGTGTATGGGAACGAAGCTAAACGTATCATGCGCGAAGTCCATTGTGGGGTTTGCGGCTCGCACCAGGCCGGGCCAAAAATGCGATGGTTGATCCGTCGCCATGGGTACTACTGGCCAACCATTCTGAAAGACTGTATTGCCTTCGCCAGAGGTTGCCAAGACTACCAGGCTCACAGACCAGTGCAACACATTCCCAACATCCTGTTACAGCCTATCATTAAACCTTGGCCGGGTCGCGGTTGGGCGATAGATTTCGTTGGCATCATTCATCCCCATTCTTCTGAGCAACATAAGTTCATTATCGTCGCCACCGATTTCTTTACCAAATGGGTCGAGGCCGAACCACTCAAGGTTGCCTCCGCCAACTCGGTTCGCAACTTTATTTTCCGTAATATCATCTCTCGCTTTGGTATTCCGGAGTGCATCGTTACAGACAGGGGGGCAGCTTTCATGGCTGATTCAGTTGTTAAGTACTTAAACGACTACGGAATCAAGCTTCTCCACTCTACACCATATTATGCACAGTCCAACGGCCAGGCGGAGGCTAGTAATAAGGTCATCATTGGCATCCTCCGCAAGATGTTGGAGTTGAACCCACGTGTCTGGCATGAGGAACTCTACCACACCTTGTGGGCTTACCGCACTTCAAAGCGCGGCCCGACGGATACCACCCCGTACGCTCTCATGTACGGTCATGATGCCGTCCTTCCCCTTGAGATCAATATTGCTTCACTCCGCGTTCAGGAACAGCATCATCTACTTGGCGAGGATTACGTCCAAGCCATGTGGCAGGAGCTTGAAGATCTTGACGAGCACCGCGTCACCCCTTTCAACAATCTCGTCCTCGAGAAACAACGCATCGCACGTTCCTATGATAAGGTCACGCGCGGACGGAGCTATGCTGAGGGCCAGAAAGTGTGGCGCGCGGTACTCCCACTTGGGGAAAAAACCGACGGTCAGGGCAAGTGGTCCGCTCGATGGGAAGGCCCCTTTATTATTCATCGTATACTTCCCAAGGGGGCATACCACCTGCGCGACTTAGACGGTACCAT encodes:
- the LOC101311332 gene encoding uncharacterized protein LOC101311332 → MRRHNLKMNPAKCVFFAEAGDFLGFLVHQRGIEIPKDKAQAVITASPPNTKKELQQLLGRINFLRRFISNAAGKVQPFSPLLKLQGGNRVRLGTTTSTGLRSNQGLPYEPTSPDPTSRRVLTECETRYSPMEKLCLALYFAGCKLRHYMLAFTTVVIAQSDLVKYMLSRPILRGHIGKWILAMSEFSLQYVPQKAVKGQAIADFLAHHPPSELTAFRELEFATVTLTPWTLYFDGSRTDTAAGAGIAIANPAGDRFSYSFQLDFKCTNNQAEYEALIIGLEILLDLGVREVQIFGDSLLVVNQLVEKFKCLSSSIEPYLRKAFEVLDRFDDVYIEHIPREFNFAANELAQVASGLSLRDGVRERLLKVERRTLPTFIARGQFQADTPEVAALDPIDEDWRLPFIAYLQNPNKAAHSRKIRFLALNYVLRNGELRRRGEDGNDFRCVYGNEAKRIMREVHCGVCGSHQAGPKMRWLIRRHGYYWPTILKDCIAFARGCQDYQAHRPVQHIPNILLQPIIKPWPGRGWAIDFVGIIHPHSSEQHKFIIVATDFFTKWVEAEPLKVASANSVRNFIFRNIISRFGIPECIVTDRGAAFMADSVVKYLNDYGIKLLHSTPYYAQSNGQAEASNKVIIGILRKMLELNPRVWHEELYHTLWAYRTSKRGPTDTTPYALMYGHDAVLPLEINIASLRVQEQHHLLGEDYVQAMWQELEDLDEHRVTPFNNLVLEKQRIARSYDKVTRGRSYAEGQKVWRAVLPLGEKTDGQGKWSARWEGPFIIHRILPKGAYHLRDLDGTIHRNPINGRFLKRHIAGVWEREDPPPPPGPVATVNSATRHRVLAPPPNTRRQPGIED